The Euwallacea fornicatus isolate EFF26 chromosome 3, ASM4011564v1, whole genome shotgun sequence genome has a segment encoding these proteins:
- the LOC136350473 gene encoding uncharacterized protein — MDIIICAFALLILAERCLCQDYTYIDDIPIESYDHGDHQENEMDLELLRTRRGRSPESDPKEYFFRSTKSFDEVRDFRPYQDAPRPHFHTTNIPINNRKKRSVKESSDPDETSIVGRVKNLGKPLEVVPLETGNLTKGVEKAERKLLVPDKKVEINDFIRFRRSPLESVSEESREISSGQERNQPNLDPLAEKLVMDPPDEINRESRGTKVEHWVKHVYPVSKGDEVAFNDNLPSSSDSIRAPRVHFVTQNFEDNRLGHSELRPYGREARARYFDREPERAFVPERALVPERALVPERTLVPERTLVPERALVPNRALVPERSLVSERALLPEVGLPSRDLDREMTRDNPYRRRFRSYGPPEALREPERGYYRDEVQAASYDPRGDYRDYYRPRYDSIRTRNDYAAAPVSKPSQKRIIYYATLPEVSRTPPNVNLRDRYRYEQYRYDDRYLNDPYRYRGNYPKAARYEEENKTPYPVKVLADVNVREVKKNPERRIYSEADRNRYAYNTPPYRAADG, encoded by the exons ATGGATATAATAATTTGCGCATTTGCTCTTCTAATACTGGCTGAAAGATGTCTGTGCCAGGATTACACCTACATAGACGACATTCCAATTGAAAGCTATGATCATGGAGACCATCAGGAAAACGAGATGGATTTGGAGTTGCTTCGCACCAGAAGAGGAAGATCTCCTGAGAGCGATCCCAAGGAGTATTTCTTTAG ATCTACGAAATCTTTTGATGAAGTTAGAGATTTTCGCCCTTACCAAGATGCTCCTAGACCACATTTTCACACCACCAATATTCCCATcaacaatagaaaaaaacgCAGCGTTAAAGAATCATCGGATCCAGATGAGACTTCCATAGTCGGAAGAGTGAAGAATTTGGGAAAACCATTGGAAGTTGTCCCATTGGAAACTGGAAATCTGACAAAAGGTGTTGAAAAAGCTGAAAGAAAATTGCTCGTTCCAGACAAGAAAGtggaaataaatgattttattagGTTTCGGAGATCTCCGCTTGAAAGTGTTAGTGAAGAATCAAGAGAGATTTCCAGTGGTCAAGAAAG GAACCAACCCAACCTTGACCCATTAGCAGAAAAACTAGTAATGGATCCTCCAGATGAAATAAATCGGGAATCTCGTGGAACTAAAGTAGAGCATTGGGTGAAACATGTGTACCCTGTTAGCAAAGGGGATGAAGTAGCCTTCAATGATAACCTTCCCTCATCTAGTGACAGTATCAGAGCACCGAGAGTTCATTTCGTCACCCAAAATTTCGAAGATAATCGACTGGGGCATTCAGAACTGAGACCTTATGGGAGAGAGGCGCGGGCTAGGTATTTTGATCGAGAACCTGAAAGGGCGTTTGTGCCTGAGAGGGCTTTAGTCCCTGAGAGGGCTTTAGTCCCTGAGAGGACTTTAGTCCCTGAGAGGACTTTAGTCCCTGAGAGGGCTTTAGTTCCTAACAGGGCTTTAGTTCCTGAAAGGTCTTTAGTTTCCGAGAGGGCATTGCTTCCAGAGGTGGGGTTGCCATCAAGGGACCTAGACCGAGAGATGACAAGAGATAACCCCTATAGAAGAAGATTTAGATCCTACGGACCTCCGGAAGCTCTCAGGGAGCCTGAGAGAGGTTATTATAG AGATGAGGTTCAAGCGGCTAGTTATGATCCTCGTGGTGACTACCGTGATTACTATCGCCCGAGATACGATAGTATCCGAACCCGCAATGACTACGCTGCAGCTCCGGTATCAAAACCATCGCAAAAGCGTATAATTTACTACGCAACCCTTCCAGAAGTGTCCCGAACTCCCCCTAACGTTAACCTTAGGGACCGTTACCGCTATGAGCAGTATAGATACGATGACAGATATTTAAATGACCCTTACAGATACAGGGGTAACTATCCTAAAGCCGCCAGATATGAAGAAGAGAATAAGACGCCTTATCCGGTGAAAGTATTGGCCGATGTCAATGTTAGGGAAGTCAAGAAAAATCCGGAAAGAAGGATTTATTCTGAAGCTGATAGGAATAGATATGCATATAATACTCCGCCCTATCGGGCGGCAGATGGGTAG
- the LOC136350665 gene encoding Krueppel-like factor 5 isoform X2, producing MPSNENEDSLNDENYLGLSCLLDFLPFEDDSLEFPFNEPLKPDSSKKDYAVINGDDKFLDNIIKSLLDSNDKLSEDSNDSVLEFDNFLDISVDNQEISVLGVNLNLQTDTVNTYFSDSYYVMDNPTIDSENRDIVSMFPHMNEEKNLRRRNLLYESTCPGLNSSNSEAKINVQFFKKRDHPYANKTKQDEEKYFTCPIINCEKVYAKSSHLKAHLRRHSGEKPFVCNWQNCTWRFSRSDELARHKRSHSGIKPYKCELCEKAFSRSDHLAKHRKVHKKRMAQSGSYYIKKRARYS from the exons ATGCCGTCAAATGAGAACGAAGACTCACTAAATGACGAAAATTATTTGGGGCTAAGTTGTCTTCTGGACTTTCTGCCCTTCGAAGATGACTCCTTGGAGTTCCCTTTCAATGAGCCTTTAAAGCCGGACAGCTCAAAGAAGGACTACGCGGTTATTAATGGGGATGATAAGTTCCTGGACAACATAATAAAGAGTTTACTGGACAGCAATGACAAGCTCTCTGAAGATTCAAACGACAGCGTTTTGGAGTTTGATAACTTCCTGGACATATCCGTGGACAATCAAGAAATCTCAGTTCTGGGTGTAAATCTAAACTTACAGACTGACACAGTTAACACATACTTTAGTGACTCCT ATTACGTGATGGACAATCCCACAATTGACAGTGAAAATCGCGATATTGTCAGCATGTTTCCGCATATGAATGAAGAGAAAAACTTGAGAAGGCGTAATCTTCTTTATGAGAGCACTTGTCCAGGACTTAACTCTTCCAACTCTGAAGCTAAGATTAACgtgcaattttttaagaagCGAGACCACCCTTACGCTAACAAAACCAAGCAAGATGAAGAAAAATACTTCACTTGTCCCATAATTAACTGTGAAAAGGTCTACGCCAAGTCTTCACACCTTAAGGCGCATCTAAGAAGGCACTCAGGTGAAAAACCTTTTGTTTGCAACTGGCAAAACTGTACTTGGAGGTTTTCAAGATCAGATGAACTTGCTCGGCATAAAAGGTCACATTCGGGAATCAAACCCTATAAATGCGAGTTGTGCGAAAAGGCATTTTCCAGGTCTGATCACCTTGCCAAACATCGCAAGGTCCACAAGAAGAGAATGGCACAAAGCGGGAGCTATTATATTAAGAAAAGGGCACGGTATAGTTAG
- the RpL17 gene encoding large ribosomal subunit protein uL22, producing MGRYAREPENAAKSCKARGSNLRVHFKNTCETANAIRKLPLKRAQAYLKNVVAMKECIPFRRFNGGVGRCAQAKQFGTTQGRWPKKSAEFLLQLLRNAESNADYSGLDVDRLIVDHIQVNRAACLRRRTYRAHGRINPYMSSPCHIELWLTEGEANPETPKKKAGENSKRSKPAVA from the exons ATGGGCCGGTACGCTCGTGAACCCGAAAATGCTGCCAAATCCTGCAAAGCCAGGGGTTCCAACTTACGTGTCCACTTCAAG aacaCATGTGAAACAGCTAATGCAATCAGGAAATTACCCTTAAAAAGGGCACAAGcttatctcaaaaatgtgGTTGCCATGAAAGAATGCATTCCTTTTAGAAGATTCAATGGTGGTGTGGGCAGATGTGCCCAGGCCAAACAATTTGGAACCACTCAGGGACGTTGGCCAAAGAAATCTGCTGAATTCTTACTCCAACTTTTGAGGAATGCAGAGAGCAATGCTGACTACAGTGGTCTTGATGTAGACCGGCTTATCGTTGATCATATTCAG GTCAATAGGGCAgcatgtttgagacgtcgtaCCTATCGTGCCCATGGTAGAATTAACCCGTATATGTCATCACCTTGTCACATTGAGTTGTGGTTAACTGAAGGCGAAGCCAATCCAGAAACTCCGAAAAAGAAGGCGGGAGAAAACAGCAAGAGGTCCAAACCCGCGGTGGCATAA
- the LOC136350665 gene encoding Krueppel-like factor 6 isoform X1, whose product MPSNENEDSLNDENYLGLSCLLDFLPFEDDSLEFPFNEPLKPDSSKKDYAVINGDDKFLDNIIKSLLDSNDKLSEDSNDSVLEFDNFLDISVDNQEISVLGVNLNLQTDTVNTYFSDSCEFDFQFSEGGSDFIVNSSIDYVMDNPTIDSENRDIVSMFPHMNEEKNLRRRNLLYESTCPGLNSSNSEAKINVQFFKKRDHPYANKTKQDEEKYFTCPIINCEKVYAKSSHLKAHLRRHSGEKPFVCNWQNCTWRFSRSDELARHKRSHSGIKPYKCELCEKAFSRSDHLAKHRKVHKKRMAQSGSYYIKKRARYS is encoded by the coding sequence ATGCCGTCAAATGAGAACGAAGACTCACTAAATGACGAAAATTATTTGGGGCTAAGTTGTCTTCTGGACTTTCTGCCCTTCGAAGATGACTCCTTGGAGTTCCCTTTCAATGAGCCTTTAAAGCCGGACAGCTCAAAGAAGGACTACGCGGTTATTAATGGGGATGATAAGTTCCTGGACAACATAATAAAGAGTTTACTGGACAGCAATGACAAGCTCTCTGAAGATTCAAACGACAGCGTTTTGGAGTTTGATAACTTCCTGGACATATCCGTGGACAATCAAGAAATCTCAGTTCTGGGTGTAAATCTAAACTTACAGACTGACACAGTTAACACATACTTTAGTGACTCCTGTGAGTTCGACTTCCAGTTCTCAGAAGGGGGAAGTGATTTTATTGTGAATTCCTCCATAGATTACGTGATGGACAATCCCACAATTGACAGTGAAAATCGCGATATTGTCAGCATGTTTCCGCATATGAATGAAGAGAAAAACTTGAGAAGGCGTAATCTTCTTTATGAGAGCACTTGTCCAGGACTTAACTCTTCCAACTCTGAAGCTAAGATTAACgtgcaattttttaagaagCGAGACCACCCTTACGCTAACAAAACCAAGCAAGATGAAGAAAAATACTTCACTTGTCCCATAATTAACTGTGAAAAGGTCTACGCCAAGTCTTCACACCTTAAGGCGCATCTAAGAAGGCACTCAGGTGAAAAACCTTTTGTTTGCAACTGGCAAAACTGTACTTGGAGGTTTTCAAGATCAGATGAACTTGCTCGGCATAAAAGGTCACATTCGGGAATCAAACCCTATAAATGCGAGTTGTGCGAAAAGGCATTTTCCAGGTCTGATCACCTTGCCAAACATCGCAAGGTCCACAAGAAGAGAATGGCACAAAGCGGGAGCTATTATATTAAGAAAAGGGCACGGTATAGTTAG